From the genome of Spinacia oleracea cultivar Varoflay chromosome 2, BTI_SOV_V1, whole genome shotgun sequence, one region includes:
- the LOC110777478 gene encoding calmodulin-binding protein 60 D isoform X1, translated as MQRQTRAMERSNSMRGKRSLDSGGGSGGGDDEQPERKRPALASVIVEALKVDSLQRLCSSLEPILRRVVSEEVERALARIAPAKINGRASPKRIEGSDGRNLQLHFRSKLSLPLFTGGKVEGEQGAAIHVVLIDANTGHVVSSGPESSMKLDIVVLEGDFNNEDDEDWSQEEFESHVVKERDGKRPLLHGELLVTLKEGVGTLGELTFTDNSSWIRSRKFRLGLKLATGSCEGMRIREAKTEAFTVKDHRGELYKKHYPPALTDDVWRLEKIGKDGSFHKRLNTARIYTVEDFLRLAVRDPQKLRTILGSGMSNRMWDALMEHAKTCVLSGKLYVYYSDDERNVGVAFNNIYELSGLIAGEQFISADSLSDSQKVYVDTLVKKAYDNWHQVIEYDGKALLNSKQTRRTRSSQNELTMNTINYSNPIDSQLALPRLPVAVSSEQGLLENNVVTPGYNDNLVNRFPNHQSQLMNPISHNQFESTSFSQHGLIGGGSSVQTHIIGNDNRASGLAAVSGSEFQVIQQPSQPSNINPYDDWPQNQISEDDIRNRSHELLESDDMQQLLRLFSMGGGHVNMTDEAFSSYPSFMPTPSTYNSFEEDRSRSGKAVVGWLKIKAAMRWGFFIRKKAAERRRAQLVELDD; from the exons ATGCAGAGGCAGACAAGGGCTATGGAGAGATCCAATAGTATGAGGGGCAAACGGAGTTTGGATAGTGGCGGCGGCAGTGGTGGTGGGGATGATGAACAGCCGGAGCGCAAGCGGCCGGCTTTAGCTAG TGTGATTGTTGAAGCTTTGAAGGTGGACAGCTTGCAGAGACTTTGTTCATCATTGGAACCTATCCTCCGTAGAGTT GTCAGTGAAGAAGTGGAACGTGCTCTGGCTAGGATAGCCCCCGCCAAAATCAATGGGAG GGCTTCGCCAAAAAGAATTGAGGGATCCGACGGAAGGAACTTGCAGCTGCATTTCAGATCAAAACTATCACTTCCTCTGTTCACAGGAGGCAAAGTTGAAGGAGAGCAAGGTGCTGCAATCCATGTTGTATTAATTGATGCCAACACAGGTCATGTGGTGTCATCTGGGCCTGAATCATCCATGAAGCTTGATATTGTTGTGCTTGAAGGTGATTTTAACAATGAAGATGATGAAGATTGGTCTCAAGAAGAGTTTGAGAGCCATGTAGTAAAAGAACGTGACGGAAAGAGACCGCTTTTGCATGGGGAGTTGCTTGTCACTCTCAAAGAAGGTGTAGGTACACTTGGAGAACTTACATTCACTGATAATTCGAGTTGGATAAGGAGCAGGAAGTTCAGGCTGGGCCTCAAGTTGGCCACAGGATCTTGTGAGGGCATGCGTATACGTGAAGCGAAAACAGAAGCCTTTACTGTCAAGGATCACAGAGGGGAAT TATATAAGAAGCACTATCCTCCGGCCCTTACTGATGATGTTTGGAGATTGGAGAAGATTGGGAAAGATGGATCTTTCCACAAGAGGCTGAATACCGCTAGGATTTATACCGTGGAGGATTTTCTCCGACTTGCGGTCAGAGATCCTCAAAAATTGAGAACG ATTCTTGGTAGTGGCATGTCTAATAGGATGTGGGATGCTCTCATGGAGCATGCAAAGACATGTGTTCTGAGTGGAAAGCTGTATGTTTATTATTCTGATGATGAAAGAAACGTTGGCGTGGCATTCAACAATATATATGAGCTAAGTGGTCTAATTGCTGGAGAACAATTTATTTCTGCCGATTCTCTCTCGGATAGTCAAAAG GTATATGTTGATACCCTTGTGAAGAAAGCATATGACAACTGGCATCAGGTGATAGAGTACGATGGCAAGGCACTTTTGAATTCTAAACAGACCAGACGGACACGTTCATCTCAGAATGAGTTAACCATGAATACAATCAATTATTCAAATCCTATTGATAGTCAGTTAGCTCTACCTCGGCTACCTGTTGCAGTTTCTTCTGAGCAGGGGTTGTTAGAGAATAATGTAGTGACTCCAG GATATAATGATAATCTGGTAAACAGATTCCCTAATCATCAGTCACAGCTGATGAATCCCATCTCACATAATCAGTTTGAGAGCACCTCATTTTCTCAGCATGGTCTGATCGGCGGCGGCAGTTCAGTACAAACCCATATTATTGGGAATGATAACAGAGCATCAGGGTTGGCCGCCGTTTCTGGATCTGAATTTCAGGTTATACAACAACCATCTCAGCCGTCCAACATCAACCCTTACGATGACTGGCCACAGAACCAGATTTCAGAGGATGACATCCGCAACAGAAGTCACgagttacttgaaagtgatgataTGCAGCAGCTTCTGAGACTTTTCAGCATGGGTGGCGGCCATGTAAATATGACTGATGAAGCCTTTTCATCATACCCGTCATTCATGCCTACACCATCTACATACAATAGCTTCGAGGAGGATCGCAGTCGTTCTGGTAAAGCTGTTGTTGGTTGGCTGAAGATAAAGGCGGCTATGAGGTGGGGTTTCTTTATCAGGAAGAAAGCAGCAGAGAGGAGGCGTGCACAGCTTGTGGAGTTGGATGACTGA
- the LOC110777478 gene encoding calmodulin-binding protein 60 B isoform X2: MERSNSMRGKRSLDSGGGSGGGDDEQPERKRPALASVIVEALKVDSLQRLCSSLEPILRRVVSEEVERALARIAPAKINGRASPKRIEGSDGRNLQLHFRSKLSLPLFTGGKVEGEQGAAIHVVLIDANTGHVVSSGPESSMKLDIVVLEGDFNNEDDEDWSQEEFESHVVKERDGKRPLLHGELLVTLKEGVGTLGELTFTDNSSWIRSRKFRLGLKLATGSCEGMRIREAKTEAFTVKDHRGELYKKHYPPALTDDVWRLEKIGKDGSFHKRLNTARIYTVEDFLRLAVRDPQKLRTILGSGMSNRMWDALMEHAKTCVLSGKLYVYYSDDERNVGVAFNNIYELSGLIAGEQFISADSLSDSQKVYVDTLVKKAYDNWHQVIEYDGKALLNSKQTRRTRSSQNELTMNTINYSNPIDSQLALPRLPVAVSSEQGLLENNVVTPGYNDNLVNRFPNHQSQLMNPISHNQFESTSFSQHGLIGGGSSVQTHIIGNDNRASGLAAVSGSEFQVIQQPSQPSNINPYDDWPQNQISEDDIRNRSHELLESDDMQQLLRLFSMGGGHVNMTDEAFSSYPSFMPTPSTYNSFEEDRSRSGKAVVGWLKIKAAMRWGFFIRKKAAERRRAQLVELDD, translated from the exons ATGGAGAGATCCAATAGTATGAGGGGCAAACGGAGTTTGGATAGTGGCGGCGGCAGTGGTGGTGGGGATGATGAACAGCCGGAGCGCAAGCGGCCGGCTTTAGCTAG TGTGATTGTTGAAGCTTTGAAGGTGGACAGCTTGCAGAGACTTTGTTCATCATTGGAACCTATCCTCCGTAGAGTT GTCAGTGAAGAAGTGGAACGTGCTCTGGCTAGGATAGCCCCCGCCAAAATCAATGGGAG GGCTTCGCCAAAAAGAATTGAGGGATCCGACGGAAGGAACTTGCAGCTGCATTTCAGATCAAAACTATCACTTCCTCTGTTCACAGGAGGCAAAGTTGAAGGAGAGCAAGGTGCTGCAATCCATGTTGTATTAATTGATGCCAACACAGGTCATGTGGTGTCATCTGGGCCTGAATCATCCATGAAGCTTGATATTGTTGTGCTTGAAGGTGATTTTAACAATGAAGATGATGAAGATTGGTCTCAAGAAGAGTTTGAGAGCCATGTAGTAAAAGAACGTGACGGAAAGAGACCGCTTTTGCATGGGGAGTTGCTTGTCACTCTCAAAGAAGGTGTAGGTACACTTGGAGAACTTACATTCACTGATAATTCGAGTTGGATAAGGAGCAGGAAGTTCAGGCTGGGCCTCAAGTTGGCCACAGGATCTTGTGAGGGCATGCGTATACGTGAAGCGAAAACAGAAGCCTTTACTGTCAAGGATCACAGAGGGGAAT TATATAAGAAGCACTATCCTCCGGCCCTTACTGATGATGTTTGGAGATTGGAGAAGATTGGGAAAGATGGATCTTTCCACAAGAGGCTGAATACCGCTAGGATTTATACCGTGGAGGATTTTCTCCGACTTGCGGTCAGAGATCCTCAAAAATTGAGAACG ATTCTTGGTAGTGGCATGTCTAATAGGATGTGGGATGCTCTCATGGAGCATGCAAAGACATGTGTTCTGAGTGGAAAGCTGTATGTTTATTATTCTGATGATGAAAGAAACGTTGGCGTGGCATTCAACAATATATATGAGCTAAGTGGTCTAATTGCTGGAGAACAATTTATTTCTGCCGATTCTCTCTCGGATAGTCAAAAG GTATATGTTGATACCCTTGTGAAGAAAGCATATGACAACTGGCATCAGGTGATAGAGTACGATGGCAAGGCACTTTTGAATTCTAAACAGACCAGACGGACACGTTCATCTCAGAATGAGTTAACCATGAATACAATCAATTATTCAAATCCTATTGATAGTCAGTTAGCTCTACCTCGGCTACCTGTTGCAGTTTCTTCTGAGCAGGGGTTGTTAGAGAATAATGTAGTGACTCCAG GATATAATGATAATCTGGTAAACAGATTCCCTAATCATCAGTCACAGCTGATGAATCCCATCTCACATAATCAGTTTGAGAGCACCTCATTTTCTCAGCATGGTCTGATCGGCGGCGGCAGTTCAGTACAAACCCATATTATTGGGAATGATAACAGAGCATCAGGGTTGGCCGCCGTTTCTGGATCTGAATTTCAGGTTATACAACAACCATCTCAGCCGTCCAACATCAACCCTTACGATGACTGGCCACAGAACCAGATTTCAGAGGATGACATCCGCAACAGAAGTCACgagttacttgaaagtgatgataTGCAGCAGCTTCTGAGACTTTTCAGCATGGGTGGCGGCCATGTAAATATGACTGATGAAGCCTTTTCATCATACCCGTCATTCATGCCTACACCATCTACATACAATAGCTTCGAGGAGGATCGCAGTCGTTCTGGTAAAGCTGTTGTTGGTTGGCTGAAGATAAAGGCGGCTATGAGGTGGGGTTTCTTTATCAGGAAGAAAGCAGCAGAGAGGAGGCGTGCACAGCTTGTGGAGTTGGATGACTGA